The genomic interval CTTATGGGGCCAATTGTTTTGCCATTCTTACAAATAACATCTGATCTTTCGTTAAATCTAAGTATGGAGTATACAATGAAGTATCTCAGTTCCTTTGGTCAAAGGCTAATTTGGTTCCTTTCAAGAAAATccaaatttgttattttaagtCACAAAGGTATAgatattaaacaaaatttgcttCTTAcccaaaggaaacaaaaaagttttactCATGTACTGAAGTTACACAACTATCTTATGTCTTTGTTGCGTCCTCTGGCCTTTCGTGACGTTTTAAAACAAGTTGGATGGTAATTTGGACAGGTTATTTGTCCAAAACTTGTGTTAATTACTGACGAATAATTGTTCCTCTAAACTCGTCACTAATCTTGGCTGTAATGGTGCTAcatgaaaattgccaaagatgCTAGGAAgtgagcttggatttttcgcaCTATCTGTGACATAAGTAAAATTTTCGATTGAGCGTCataaaaccaaaagcaaagtaGGCGCAACAGCCATTCAGGAAAAAGGTAAGTATTACTAGAATCTCAAAggttaagaaaataataataaaaagtcTGAAGCTCGGGAAAGTCGCGGTTGgtttagtttttaatttgattggttgaaagagtggcgcgagttttttaGGCCAATCATACAACAATCCGGGATTGAACACTTAGTTGAAATTTACTCAAATATGCATGTTAGATTTAAAACAGAGACAATTCTTAAAACTCGCCACCCTATCAAGGTAAATTAAATACGACAAAACACTTTCCATATTTACATTCTTCATGTACCCTCTATCAAAAAAGGTTGTCAAAATATCCTTGACTTCCGACAAGGTTTGATGAATTGAACACGGGACCTTGGTAACCATCGTTTGTCCACTGAAGTCAAATCCACTCTCATGTTTAAGGTCAGTCCAAAGGTTGACATGATACAGCCTCTCGCCGTTTTGTCAAGCAGCAGTCCTCGATAggttgaaataaatattttgatcCTCTTTTATGGTCTTACCTACTGCACTAAGCTTGAATTTACATTGAAACAATTCTGACTCAATTACTGTTCTATTCTTCTGAAGACGAAAGCATTATCTTGAAAATTGGATGTTTTTACTCCAACAGAATCTTTGGGTTCTTTAACAGTGTATTAATGAGGAAATATAACCTTTGCCCAAGTGCGTGAGTGGTGAGGCTGTCAGAGAATCTCACTCACAGTACAAAGGAAACACTGTTATTTCTACATACACATAAAGCCGTTTATAGGTTGCCGCAGACCAGGTGGACAGGTACATTTGTAGCTTCCCGGCGTGTTAACACATTTATGCTGACAAAGGAACGAATATCTGGaacattcgtcgatatctataagcaaaaagaaaaaattctaattaatttgAGTCAATATCTTCAAAAGCAGGTCAGCATTCTCGGTGAAAAATTCTTTGTTGTTTGGTTTCCCCTAAACATGCACCCTCTCTAGAACAATTCTcgattttcaatatttttcgcAAAACATCCACCTACTGAGTCGATAtagagtaataaaaaaaaaagcatcttgTTACCAGCAACACTCGAGTGATCTCTAGTTAGACTTACATCTGCCGGTTAACTTCTATTTCACTGTATTTAGAACATAAAAAGCTATCATCTGATCTGCTCACCTTTGCATGATTTCCTGTCAGACTGTAACATAAACCCATACTTGCAGGAGCATCGGTAACTTCCTGGGTAGTTCTGACACACCTGGTCACAGCCGCCATTGGAGTTTGCGCATTCGTTCTCGTCTGAAATAAGTTTGTCGGTGACATCAATTTCAAACGAAACCCAACTTTGATCAAACCTCATTTAACGACGGCAATCTACTTACCGATACAAATCTTGTGTCTGTGATTAACAAATCCCTTGGGACAATCACAAGTGTGGCTTCCAATGGTATTGCGGCATCGCGAAGGAAGGGGGCATATCCCAGGGTACAATGCACACTCATTTATATCTAAAACCAGAgaagttttaagaaaaacaaattcgTTTATTCATTCAGAATCTGAACAGAAAATTATGAATTAAAGGGTAGACGCCCAAGTTGTTTATCTAAATGTGAACATGTTCTTCAACTTAGAGGAAACGAAAGCAAAAGCACTTTTTAGACACGATGACAGCTTATTATGTGATTCAAAAAGGTCTCTCAAAATAGAAAAGCATTCAAAGGTATTCGAACGACACATACCAACACATGACTTCAGGTCATCACTGAGCTGGAATCCTTTGCTACATGAACAGAAGTAAGATCCAGGAACATTACGACAGTTGTGGTGGCAGCCATGGATACCTCGTGcgcattcgtcgatatctaaaAAAACCAACGAATTAATATGGAATACTCAATAAAACGTTCAACAGTAATGTTTACCCTCATTCTTCTATCACAAATTTCTTGCAGTCTTAGTCTAGGCTGAGAATCCATTGCATCCACGGAGGAATTAAAACCACTAAATTGCAGAAATCTTAACACAGCCGTCAATCGTGACGTTTCTTAAATGTTCCCAGACACTAAATTGTCTAACTTTTTTCACCTGAACAGGAAATTCCATTCACATTCAATTCATATCCCTTGGAACATGTGCAGCGGTACCCTCTGGGCGTGTTGATACAGTTCTGATGACAAACACCTTTGAATAAGCTGCATTCATTTACCTCTGAAGGAGAAAGATACACAACAATCAACAAGGAAATGATCTGCTCAgtgaaagtggaaaaaaatttgcatgacCATTTAAGTGAAAAAAGCTCGATATGGCAGCTAGACTGAAAATGGGTTCTTGATTTAGACATGGCGAGTTTTCACAAATCCGTGAAGACTATGTCTTTTTTCAGTGGTCCAGGTTTCAGATATTGGTTAAGTAAACGATTCAAGGTGATTCACACATTGTTTTGGAAGCTCTCGGCGATGTGAAGTAAGAGATAAGACGTGTTTGTTATCATAAAACGTTCTCTGCATCTGAGAACAAGAGATAGCGTATCAAGAAAGATGGTTCTCTTATAGATAAAGAGTTCTTCATACTTTACTAATAAATCAATTGCAAATTGGCCCATATGACGCTAAAGCTCATGAGTACGACGCAAAGTATTTGAATGATGTTCACTCTATATCTTGTCTGGTAATTGGTAGAAACATCAACAAATGTCTACTAATGCGCCAAATCACCGGAAATTATTTTAGTGAGTTACATTGTGAGTGTGTTGACTTGTTCGGTCAACAAAGTAAGACTATGAACTATCAGTGAAAATAGCTACATACAATTGATAATCATAGATTGTACGTTTTACATGCAACAAAAGTCACGAGCTTGTCGCTTATAACTTAGCATGAGTATCTGAGAGATGTTTGGCTGCTAAATCTTACAAACCATTGTGCACTCAGCGTCCCTGACTTACCGACACATGTTTGGCCATCTGGACCCATGGCGGTACCTGGTGGACAGGAGCAGTTTCCAAACTCGGTACATCTCTGAATACAAGCGATATCATTCATTGAACACTTAGTCTTCTCTTCTGCAAACAAACACACGCAACAGTTACGTTCATGTCCAGTTTCATTCGTTCTTTGCCTGCCAAGTAACATTCTGTGTTCTCGGCTCGGTTGAGTATCTGACTATGACGTAACCCATTCATCCGCTAAGCGAGAATGCTCCTCTAATCAAAAGTCATCTCTCGTCCTAAATGTAAAGAATGGAAAACTTGAACACTTAGACTATATCGATTTTAATTATATGTTTCTTCTggcaaaaatttaattaaaagtgATGAGAGAACAAGTTAGCAGACATGGACAACTCAGTAGATCATTAACATCTACGGCCATAAAACGCCGACTGTGCTACCTTATAAACATGAATTTTGTCTCTGCATTGTTTTCCAATAGTAAAGATAAACAGGATGAGGGAACTCCTTGATTTACCTTCACAGGTAACCTTATCTGACTGAATCTTGAAACCCGCCTGGCACGAACAGGAAAATGAGCCTGGGGTATTTTTGCACAGCTGTGAACATGGCGAATGCCggcattcgtcaatatctgaaaCCCAACAAGAATGATGGAGCACTGTTAACAGACTAATGTGGTCACATACATTGGAATCATTCTCTGATTGAaaggctttaaccctttaactcccaagatctgattgttaattctcccatttAGCTgtaacacatttctttgtaatttagtaacaagaatttagtgttatatCGTGATAACAACCTCTAACTGATAAGTGTGAGTtatctcactacctgtttgttggatagtgtatggatattgtagggagaagttacatgtaaatcacttctagCGGAAGGTTGCTAACTTTCGGCAAGTAACGTTGACTACTGTACAATTCCACTTACCATCACAGGTAAAACCATTCATATGCAGCTGGTAACCATTATGACATGCGCACTGAGGGACACCGCCAAATTCAACACACCTATGATCACACTTAAGCCCATTCCCACATCCGGTTTCAACTTCCAGCTCGGGAGAGGGTGCTTTAGTCCCGCTTGAAGAACGAGAAGCTCCgtctgaaatgaaaataaatatttagtaCTCGATTGTTTGTTAGGGTGTGAAGTGATCGTGGTGTGAGATTTATGACTGCTATCCCATAAAGAACCTTGATAACAAAGCTGGGTTGTTGGGAAAGTTGgggaaaaacaaaatcacaagAGGTAAAGAAAACTCTATAGTTAAGTGTGATGATAATTCCCGCTGATGCGACAAAGCAATGACTGGCTTGATTTTACTTACCTGAACAAGACACGCCGTCATTTTGCAAGGTATAGCCATACTGGCACTCACATTTCGCTCTACCCTTGCTTGACTCGCGGCAGACATGTTCACACTCTAGGAAGTTACTGGCACAAGAATTCTTCACAACTATTAAGGGcggaaaaacaaaggaaatgaaatcagTATAACATTGTCTTGAATAATATGACACTAAACagcttgtttgttttgaaataaaagtttgtcTTCGCAAAGGCTTCAAACGACTACATTTCTTAGTTTCTGACCCTGCCGTAATCTCTACTCTGAACATGACTAATGGAATGTCCAAGTAAATacattaaaagtaaaatagctTCCCAAATCAGTACAGCTTCTCAGTCCTCGTTACCCAAGGGCGTTTGGTCAGCTTTGGTCACTTTTTCATTGATCTAGAAAATCACACAGCTAAACTACGCGTACAAAGTATGCCTTTTAAGTATTTCAGTAGCCTGTAAACGAGCAAAAGTCTCACGCTCAGATGCTCTCGCCAACCAAAGAGAAACAGGGAGACACAAGTAATaaccaagggaaaaaaaggaagctaTCTGTAACTGGCCCCGGCCGGTTGTTGGAAGGTTAAATAACGCTATCCGCCGAGTAACTCGGTCAATAGCACGGTACAATTTGTTAActcttatccgctggatagcgatttagCTCTTTGGACAACTGCACCCCGGTTGTTGATAATCGTATCATGTCCAAAATCATTTACGGCGAGTTGATGTATATTAAAGAAGATCAGTGCCGTAGCACTAcgctaaaagaaaagaagaaaacaatgcGTCGTTCACTTTGAGCTTAAGCCTTCAGTCAGGACTGCTGATGGGGAGTTTTAGGACACTTAACGCTTACTGAAACCCTAGGATAAAGAAACTGATGCGGGGTTGTTTTATACCTCAGACGACTTCAATTCTTCTCACTTCACCAGGTGAAGCTCTGAGTTCATTTTACAAACACATCTTTTAATCTCTTGTAATGCTGACGCGGCCCTAACCCATTATAAATagataaaggaggtaagtttctaaagaaaccgttgTGCTGCGTCGTTAAGAGATTATCACAGGGTGATTtaatgttatcaactgagttggaaacgtaaattggtcaccgtaaagagtttaaaggctgacgtttcgagcgttcgcccttcgtccatcgctctgactaagggctaacgctcgaaacgctaTCATAAATGGCCTGGGGGTTCGTTTGATTATCAACAAGGAGAGAGGCTGAAATTGAATAATGATCAATTATACTTTATGGGATTCTTGCGagggaaaaagagaatttaCGGAAATCTCTTTGCTAGAAATCCTATCACCGGATAAGTAGGTGAGTTTATTCCATGACCTTATCCTCTTCACTGACCTGGAGCTGAGCGGCAACGATTTTTACTAAAAAACCATTAACATGCCAACCACAAAAGTAAAAGCATATTAAGTCTGCTTACAAATATTTAAGGTTCCTTCTTACTGTAAAGTTCGCTGATACTTCTGATTTCTTTTGCATGTCCTCTGTATGTCTAGACTCGTGAAAGGTAATATAAATCTAATAATCAATGATCATCTCACCTGACCAGCTCGACACTATTTCCGTTGGTACTTGACCGATAAGTAATAATATACAGAACAGTCACGGCTTTCTGCATTGTTAGAGGTATATCGAActattttatgttttcagaaTGCAGTTTGTGTCAAGTTGCTGATTACTTCACGATAATTTCTAAAGGTGCAAAAAATATCAAGAGGTGCATCAGAAAGTTCGCTTTTGCGAATAGGGGATTGGTTTCTCGGCTTTCGCCAACCTAAGAAAATCTGCGGTTTTTCGGTTACCACAGAAAATGAGAGTATATGATGAATTGAGATATTGCTCAATTTCAAATTACTCGCAGAGTTTGTCACAAGTTTTGGCCTGTAAGTTCATTATTGAGTCCATCGTGCTTTCTTTAACTTGACTTTTTCCGTCTAATGAAGATGCTCAATTCGTAAATTCGTGTGCGTGCAAACCATATTGAAGGGTTTGTTTTCATGAAATCGGCCTCCACTATGATACTGTTTGCCCCTTTTTGCTAAAAGGCTTTTTTATAAAAACTAACGGTTCTTATTTAATATGTACGTGCCGACATAAAAACCCATCGGAAATGTGCAGACTCCTGGGAGGAAATCTCGAGTTCATTTTGCTTTTGTGAAGGTTAGGGTGACCTTCTAAAGAAAAAGATCCCATGCCCTCGGCTATAGTTTAcgaattgaagaaaaaaaaagtgaggtCGGCTACAATGTGTTTGATTCTTCCTCTACTAGAGTGAAAAGAATTGGAGTTTATTAAACACATCAGAGGGAGACATGAGGTCAAGCCTGTAAACCAGATATACTGATTCAATTAGGATCATAATTGGATCTTTTTTCGGATATATGCGCTAAAAAAATCACCGCAATATCACACTTATGCCCGCATTTACCATCTACAGATACAGGTTAAGATCTTTAAGAACGAATTCAATATGGCTATTGAGAGGCATAATAAAAAAGCATCCTAATGTGACCTTGCACCTAGGCGTCTTAAAGATCGCAGATAAATTGAACTGATCGTGATTAAAACCACCAATTCGACGGCTTGCGTGAGACATGACTCTCAAAGTAGTTGGTTGAAAACCGCAGATTGGTGTCTCCGGAATGAGTtctaagtttcttttttcccagTCAGCCGCTTTTGTCCAAGAAAACATTGGGAAACTTCAAACAGAAAATCTTCAAAGATATCGAGgagtttttcatttcttcgaTCTCGTcgtgcaaaaagaaaaagactttgtatatctctaaacatttcctctAAATTGACCAGCAGCTGAGCCAGAGAAAATAAAACCAGAGTCGTGAAGCAGAAGggcgaaaataaaaacagatagGGAGCTTGATGTAGATgttacataaatttttaattcatatgAATATCATGACATCAACAAAACGATTGTGAATTACACACAGCTCTTCACGTTGTAACTGCATCTGTTTCCCGCTATGCCAACGTCAAGTCGAAGGATCTTTTTCTTTCGTCCCAAATTCACCGATCCTTTGTTTTTTGGTAATCCTTAGTTCATGCGAATATAATTACGATAAATGAAATAAGGTTTTTTCTGTCTTCGCCCAACGAAGGCTGAGTATCAcgtgaaaaaaaacacaaacattaCTGTGACTGAGTAGAGGAAACTGATTTAACCCAGCTGTATATCAAAGATGAGGAAGTATGAAATGGTCATCTCGGCGTGGGACAACAAACCAGTTCCACGAAAAAATACGGAAATTGTTGGGCACTTCTGCTTGTTCATAACTATCTCCGTTTTTTAACCGTAGAAAAAATGCAATCGGCCATAGGTAGTAAACCATATTCACGTGTATAGCAATAACATCAGTTAAAATTTCGAATAAAGAATTTTCTTATTGACAACTTCTTTTCATCAGTTCGCTGTTTGTTATGGGCCTGAAAAAAGTTTCTCGTGGGAAAAACATAAAGTGAAGATGCTTAACCCTTAAAAgcaactcttttttctttttttttttgaataaactAAGTATTGATATCTCTCGAAATCTGGTGCTCAATGAAACTCCACTCAGCGACCGACCAGGGTGCACAGCAATCATTACAAGGCGGAAAACTTTATTGGAGCACTAGCTTGTACTGTGGAAATATCAGAATGTTTCACAAGACTAAACAAACAATTGCCAAGGATAATCACGAATAAGCTCCGTCAAAATGAACAGCACAGTAAGCTCAGAAGCCTCGTGCATGGGTGGAAAAAAACTTAGGTGTCAACGATTGACATGCGGGTGGGCTGAATCAATCGATGGTTGGCAAACAGGAAATATAATCATAGCCAAACTATTAAGTACTTTCCTCTTCGTTATTCTTGAACAAATACATATTTTCGATAACGAAACATGTGTCAACATAATCGACAGCAAAAACGTGCAGGGGTAAATAAACTGAATGCCACCGAATGAGTAATCGGtatttgaaatgatgtttaCATTTAGGATTTTCCACAAATCCTGTTTGTTCATCGCCTCCGATTGTTTTTATCTTCAAGCCATTCCAACTGCTTTCAAActgaactgaatgaaaaaacATAGTTTTGATAAGAAAAACAAGAGTCCGGAAGAATGAAAgggttttaaaaacaaatcttaaacCATCCTTGCATCCACTGTGATTTAAGAATAACGTTTGCTCTCAAATACGCAACCTTTTACCTCTGAAAATGCCAGTGCGATTTCCTAATGTAGAATGTGTTTTTCTCATCAAACGATAAAAAAGCTCGAATTTTAGTCAAAAGAAATTTTAGCAGGAAATTTTTTACGTCTTCTTCGTATTCAGAGCCGAACAGTCTGGAAGGAATGTGGCTCTGTGAGGCAAATCAAACATCATTAGAAGTTTGGAAAAGTAGCCAAACGCCAAGCTGAAGCAAATCTCAACTCTTTAGcattttttccttatttgatCGGcatttttgtagtttttcaaGCTTCTTTGGCAAGCTTCTTTCCTTACGGTTCTCACAGCTCTTCAGCTGTTACTTATTCAGTTCGGGCTTACCGCTAACGTGCCAAACTCTTTCCCTACAATTATCTTATCGCGTAACTTAATCAATACCCGTTCAAGTTGCTTGTTGACCTCATGTGAAATTGCGGCCGCCAAAAAATGTCGCCTTGTTACTGGTTAAtgaacaaagggaaaaaaacatatttcaatatcTCGCATATGAAACACTTATCTCCATCAATAATAAGGGGAACATCGAGAAGAAACTCTGAGTACAACAAGCGacatatttcttttaacagGTTTAAACAACTGCCAGGCTTACAAGTAATAAAGAACACCGAATTTTTTGCAGATTTCTCCTTCATAACTTTTTTATAACTTGAAAGACGATGCTACTACCGCGAATTCAAAACTACCCCGAGACCACAGGGTAAGCAAAAAACCTGAAAGATCAGGTTTTCTGGGATAGGAAGGCTGACACAGCCCTTTTTAAAGCTGTAACCAATTCCTCTCACTAATGACGGGTATTTTGGTTCAGAAATTTGAGATTTATCTTGGGCCATTAGCCGCTACTTGCTTATTTGCGAATACCACAAGGTTGTTTGAAAAATGATGGTAGAATCATTCTATTCATGCCTCTATAGAAAAGCACTTCTTTCGTGGCCTATCTCTCTCAGAATAGCACACGGTTAGGATATAAAGTACAAAGTAAGGGTCTTGCGTGAGCGACATCTGTAGATCAATTTTCTCCTCGGACGCACGCGGTAGAAATAGCAGAAAATTACTTACACGTGGGTCATTGAGAATGCTACTCTAAAGGCCGACTTCCCTAATAAACCATGCAAAAATAGAACCACTCACGTATTTCTCAAGGACCCTTCTACTTTTGGTTCCTTGTACGGTTTAATCAGTGTAAATATGTCCCGAACCGGAACCCACTACTGAGCTTCCGGTTTAAATGCTTGCATTCCTCTGTTAAGCTTAAAATTTCTTTGTACATGAGACATGTTACTACTGCTTAGGATAAACGCTGGGATAAAATAGAACAAATCAAAACACTCGCCTCGTATAAATCTGCCCCTCGTGTCTTCCCATACTTGTGGGTGGCTGAGTTTCTTTGCGCATTCATGGTAGGTCTCCAACCAAAGCCTGGCTTGATTTCTCAAACCACGGGGAATTGACGGTACAGCCATTTCCAGGATAATCCTGGCGGCCAAAACGGAGTAAAGGGGTCTCCGTAAATCTCTGTATTTGATTTTGGACCAAGTCACACCAAATGTACGGCGTATGTTCTTGTGAAGCGCAGCCAGCTGCTTGTTTTCCTTCCGCTTGTTTTGCGTCGATTTAAAAGCGCACTCTTCTATGCTCCACGGCCCGCCTTCCTTCGATGTTTTGTTTAGGAAAGACTCAACCAATGCCACCCGCTTGATAAAATGGTGGTCGTCCATAAAAATCCGTTTGCGAGACTTGGTCATAGCATTCTTGGTCAACTCGGACGCATCTGTGATTACATCGATTCCTTGTTCGTCAACAACAAGCAATGATTTGTGGATCACAGGTCGAATTCGTTTGGATCGAGCTTCACACGATTTAAATACGCACATCACACACACCGCGCACATCAGCGCAAACTTAACTTGTAAATTCATGGTGTACCACTCTTGAAATGcttcttcttttatttctggAAAATACCAGTCTGACCACGTTCTTGTTTCTCGTTCAGTTCTTATAGAGCTTTTCAGACCACAGCGGATCCTCAGATCAACGTGTAGTCAAGAGAGTTTAACGCGGCTTAAACCTGCGATGAAAAAAAGTCACAGAGTGAGACGGAATGGATTTCACTAGGCAATAATATACGCTAACCTAATGGGGCTCAAATTTCCGTAACCCTGCTGTGATCCAAATTATCAATTGACGAGAAAAAGAGAATATTTCTTTCAGGTTATCCATTGCATGTCCCAACAAGCGTTACTGTGACAGCCACCCACACGTAGCACGAGCAAATCAGTCAATTGGGAGATTGAAGGAGACCTCAAATGGGGT from Pocillopora verrucosa isolate sample1 chromosome 14, ASM3666991v2, whole genome shotgun sequence carries:
- the LOC131776577 gene encoding matrilin-2 encodes the protein MNLQVKFALMCAVCVMCVFKSCEARSKRIRPVIHKSLLVVDEQGIDVITDASELTKNAMTKSRKRIFMDDHHFIKRVALVESFLNKTSKEGGPWSIEECAFKSTQNKRKENKQLAALHKNIRRTFGVTWSKIKYRDLRRPLYSVLAARIILEMAVPSIPRGLRNQARLWLETYHECAKKLSHPQVWEDTRGRFIRVVKNSCASNFLECEHVCRESSKGRAKCECQYGYTLQNDGVSCSDGASRSSSGTKAPSPELEVETGCGNGLKCDHRCVEFGGVPQCACHNGYQLHMNGFTCDDIDECRHSPCSQLCKNTPGSFSCSCQAGFKIQSDKVTCEEEKTKCSMNDIACIQRCTEFGNCSCPPGTAMGPDGQTCVEVNECSLFKGVCHQNCINTPRGYRCTCSKGYELNVNGISCSDIDECARGIHGCHHNCRNVPGSYFCSCSKGFQLSDDLKSCVDINECALYPGICPLPSRCRNTIGSHTCDCPKGFVNHRHKICIDENECANSNGGCDQVCQNYPGSYRCSCKYGFMLQSDRKSCKDIDECSRYSFLCQHKCVNTPGSYKCTCPPGLRQPINGFMCM